The Terriglobia bacterium region GAAGCGGTGGGCGACACCATCGCGCTCTCCATCACGCCCGAGTATGTGCAGGAAATCGGGCTGATCCAGCAGGCGCCACCGCCAAGCGAAGACCTGGCGCTGCTGATGCACAAGGCGCTGGAGAAAGTGGCGTTCCTGCCCTTCGGATTGCTGATCGACCAGTGGCGCTGGGACGTATTCTCGGGCAAGATCACGCCCGCCGGCTATAACAAGGCGTGGTGGGAGCTGCGGGAGAAGTACCAGGGCGTGGCGCCGCCGGTGGCGCGCAGCGAGAAAGACTTCGACCCTGGAGCGAAGTATCACGTGCCGGGAAACGTGCCGTACTCGCGCTATTTTCTCGCCGACGTGCTGCAGTTCCAGTTTCAACGCGGGTTGTGCAGGACGATCGGGTACAAGGGCCCGCTGCATCGCTGCTCCATCTACAACAACAAGGTTGCCGGGGAACGCCTGAAGATGATGCTGGAGATGGGCGCCAGCCGCCCTTGGCCGGAGGCCCTCTACGCGCTTACGGGCGAGCGCCAGATGGACGCGACGGCCATCCTGGATTACTTCGCGCCGCTGAAGCAGTGGCTGGATGAACAGAATGCGAAGAATGGCGTGAAGGTGGGATGGTAGGCACTAACCACGGATTTCCACGGACGAACACGGATCGATCAAATCTGATCGGTGTGAATCCGCGGCGATCCGTGGTTGAGTTTTAGGTGCGTTCGCGCTTGGGCAGTAGCGCGCGGAAGAGCAGGTTCACCAGCATGAGCACGATGGCGCCGACGAAGGCCGCGACGAAGCCGCTGATGTGAAAGCCGGGCACGAAGGCCGTGGCAAGCCACAGCATCAGGGCGTTGATTACCAGCCAGAAAATACCGAGGGTTAGGACTGTCAGTGGAAGCGTGATCAGCTTGAGCAGCGCGCCGAGCGTGGCGTTGATCAGGCCGATGATGACGGCGGCCCACAACGCCGTGCCGAATCCGCGCATGTAGAAGCCGGGGACCACGTGCGCAACGATGATCAGCGCCAGGGCGCTCAGGA contains the following coding sequences:
- a CDS encoding phage holin family protein, whose protein sequence is MLRLLIHWILSALALIIVAHVVPGFYMRGFGTALWAAVIIGLINATLGALLKLITLPLTVLTLGIFWLVINALMLWLATAFVPGFHISGFVAAFVGAIVLMLVNLLFRALLPKRERT